The stretch of DNA GCATATTCGCCACATCATCGGTTTTTCCACACACTCCTCTTACAGTACACCCTGACCCTTTAGCTGTTTCCTGACATTGATAACAAAACATACTCATAATGACACCCCTTTATTTAATATTTTTGCAACTGAATACATTGGCAAATACAAACTAAAGATCATACTTTAAATTTCCTTTAAAATCACTTACTCTTTTACTCATCATATATTGCCTAAATTCTTGGTTTAATTTTTCAGGAATCCCTCCGAAGATACAAGTTTTAAAAGCACATTTTTCACAATTCATCGGACATCCTTCAACCCTTATCGGTCCTTCGATGGCTTGGTATATATCCAATAATGTAATTTCACTTGCTTCTTTTAAAAGAG from Clostridia bacterium encodes:
- a CDS encoding Rrf2 family transcriptional regulator; the encoded protein is MLANIFHMSEMVSLALHSILIIAAKDKQLVNAKKISEIIGASEAHLAKTLQQLVKAGYIRSVRGPKGGFTLLKEASEITLLDIYQAIEGPIRVEGCPMNCEKCAFKTCIFGGIPEKLNQEFRQYMMSKRVSDFKGNLKYDL